The following proteins are co-located in the Helicoverpa armigera isolate CAAS_96S chromosome 23, ASM3070526v1, whole genome shotgun sequence genome:
- the LOC110374058 gene encoding myosuppressin isoform X3 → MTNIFNVHHLAVVCVVLAWCACAARSAPAQLCAGAADDDPRAARFCQALNTFLELYAEAAGEQVPEYQALVRDYPQLLDTGMKRQDVVHSFLRFGRRR, encoded by the exons ATGACGAATATTTT CAATGTTCATCACTTGGCGGTAGTGTGCGTGGTGCTGGCGTGGTGCGCATGCGCGGCCCGCAGTGCGCCGGCGCAGctgtgcgcgggcgccgcggacGACGACCCGCGTGCCGCGCGCTTCTGCCAGGCGCTCAACACCTTCCTCGAGCTGTATGCTGAGGCCGCTGGTGAACAGGTGCCGGAGTATCAAG CCCTGGTCCGCGACTACCCACAACTGCTCGACACCGGCATGAAGAGGCAAGACGTGGTGCACTCGTTCCTGCGCTTCGGCCGCCGGCGCTGA
- the LOC110374058 gene encoding myosuppressin isoform X2, whose translation MALGSNVHHLAVVCVVLAWCACAARSAPAQLCAGAADDDPRAARFCQALNTFLELYAEAAGEQVPEYQALVRDYPQLLDTGMKRQDVVHSFLRFGRRR comes from the exons CAGCAATGTTCATCACTTGGCGGTAGTGTGCGTGGTGCTGGCGTGGTGCGCATGCGCGGCCCGCAGTGCGCCGGCGCAGctgtgcgcgggcgccgcggacGACGACCCGCGTGCCGCGCGCTTCTGCCAGGCGCTCAACACCTTCCTCGAGCTGTATGCTGAGGCCGCTGGTGAACAGGTGCCGGAGTATCAAG CCCTGGTCCGCGACTACCCACAACTGCTCGACACCGGCATGAAGAGGCAAGACGTGGTGCACTCGTTCCTGCGCTTCGGCCGCCGGCGCTGA
- the LOC110374058 gene encoding myosuppressin isoform X1 — protein sequence MTNIFSNVHHLAVVCVVLAWCACAARSAPAQLCAGAADDDPRAARFCQALNTFLELYAEAAGEQVPEYQALVRDYPQLLDTGMKRQDVVHSFLRFGRRR from the exons ATGACGAATATTTT CAGCAATGTTCATCACTTGGCGGTAGTGTGCGTGGTGCTGGCGTGGTGCGCATGCGCGGCCCGCAGTGCGCCGGCGCAGctgtgcgcgggcgccgcggacGACGACCCGCGTGCCGCGCGCTTCTGCCAGGCGCTCAACACCTTCCTCGAGCTGTATGCTGAGGCCGCTGGTGAACAGGTGCCGGAGTATCAAG CCCTGGTCCGCGACTACCCACAACTGCTCGACACCGGCATGAAGAGGCAAGACGTGGTGCACTCGTTCCTGCGCTTCGGCCGCCGGCGCTGA
- the LOC110374058 gene encoding myosuppressin isoform X4 yields the protein MALGNVHHLAVVCVVLAWCACAARSAPAQLCAGAADDDPRAARFCQALNTFLELYAEAAGEQVPEYQALVRDYPQLLDTGMKRQDVVHSFLRFGRRR from the exons CAATGTTCATCACTTGGCGGTAGTGTGCGTGGTGCTGGCGTGGTGCGCATGCGCGGCCCGCAGTGCGCCGGCGCAGctgtgcgcgggcgccgcggacGACGACCCGCGTGCCGCGCGCTTCTGCCAGGCGCTCAACACCTTCCTCGAGCTGTATGCTGAGGCCGCTGGTGAACAGGTGCCGGAGTATCAAG CCCTGGTCCGCGACTACCCACAACTGCTCGACACCGGCATGAAGAGGCAAGACGTGGTGCACTCGTTCCTGCGCTTCGGCCGCCGGCGCTGA